A region of Ahaetulla prasina isolate Xishuangbanna chromosome 12, ASM2864084v1, whole genome shotgun sequence DNA encodes the following proteins:
- the CHTF8 gene encoding chromosome transmission fidelity protein 8 homolog — MAGRAPRAALPRKRKPRGGGGGSLAGAMVQLAVRRAAGGEAEWLLLELQGQLEARGGGGGGGGGLAGRLLGDLHFTQEGAPVLIVGHHVLYGKAVRLEKAVAVLRRGAAAPEDPRGPAAYEVAALIRTKLLFKTRPKPIVPSAPKKA; from the exons ATGGCCGGCCGGGCTCCACGTGCGGCGCTGCCCCGGAAGCGGAAGCCgcggggcggagggggcgggtcTCTGGCCGGGGCGATGGTGCAGCTGGCCGTGCGCCG ggcggcgggcggggagGCGGAGTGGCTGCTGCTGGAGCTGCAGGGGCAGCTGGAGGCGcgcggcggaggcggaggcggcggcggcggcctggccgggCGGCTGTTGGGCGACCTGCACTTCACCCAGGAG GGAGCGCCGGTGCTGATCGTGGGCCACCACGTGCTCTACGGGAAGGCGGTGCGGCTGGAGAAGGCCGTGGCCGTCCTGCGCAGGGGAGCCGCCGCGCCCGAGGACCCCCGCGGCCCCGCCGCCTACGAGGTAGCCGCGCTGATCCGCACCAAGCTGCTCTTCAAGACGCGGCCCAAGCCCATCGTCCCCAGCGCGCCCAAGAAGGCCTGA
- the HAS3 gene encoding hyaluronan synthase 3 isoform X2: MPVSLPTVLRVSGTSLFAVTVLGGILAAYVTGYQFIHTEQHYLSFGLYGAILGLHLFIQSFFAFLEHRQMRLEGRPLKLQASVALCIAAYQEDPNYLRQCLRSVQRISFPGLKVVMVVDGNGEEDTYMLDIFQEVMGSEQTSCYIWSSNFHAQGLDETEGAHQKATQHVQSLVRNHTHSCIMQKWGGKREVMYTAFRALGDSVDYVQVCDSDTVLDPACTVEMLRILEEDSRVGGVGGDVQILNKYDSWISFLSSVRYWMAFNVERACQSYFGCVQCISGPLGMYRNSLLQQFLEDWYNQTFLGSKCSFGDDRHLTNRVLSLGYHTKYTARSKCLTETPTRYLRWLNQQTRWSKSYFREWLYNALWFHKHHLWMTYESVVTGFFPFFLIATVIQLFYRGRVWNILLFLLTVQLVGIVKATYACFLRGNAEMIFMSLYSLLYMSSLLPAKMFAIATINKSGWGTSGRKRIVVNFIGLIPVSVWVAVLLGGLAYTAYRQDLFTDTELVFLISGAILYACYWVTLLTLYLAIVARRCSKPQEQYRLAFAEV; this comes from the exons ATGCCCGTGAGCCTCCCCACAGTCCTGCGTGTTTCGGGGACCTCCCTCTTTGCTGTGACGGTGCTGGGGGGCATCCTGGCCGCCTACGTCACAGGCTACCAGTTCATCCACACGGAGCAGCACTATCTGTCCTTCGGGCTCTACGGGGCCATCCTGGGCCTCCACCTCTTCATCCAGAGTTTCTTTGCCTTCCTGGAGCACAGGCAGATGCGCCTGGAGGGGCGACCCCTGAAACTGCAAGCCTCGGTGGCCCTTTGCATTGCCGCATACCAGGAGGACCCCAACTACCTGCGCCAATGCCTGCGCTCCGTCCAGCGCATCTCCTTCCCCGGCCTGaaggtggtgatggtggtggacgGCAACGGGGAGGAGGACACCTACATGCTGGACATCTTCCAGGAGGTGATGGGCTCGGAGCAGACCAGCTGCTACATCTGGAGCAGCAACTTCCACGCTCAGGGGTTGGACGAGACCGAGGGGGCCCATCAGAAGGCCACACAGCATGTCCAGAGCCTTGTCCGCAACCACACCCACTCCTGTATCATGCAGAAGTGGGGGGGGAAGCGGGAGGTCATGTACACCGCCTTCCGGGCCCTGGGGGACTCGGTGGACTACGTGCAG GTGTGTGACTCGGACACCGTTCTGGATCCTGCCTGCACAGTGGAGATGCTCCGGATCCTGGAGGAGGACTCCCGTGTCGGTGGTGTTGGTGGAGATGTCCAG ATCCTCAACAAGTACGATTCGTGGATCTCCTTCCTAAGCAGTGTGCGGTACTGGATGGCGTTCAATGTGGAGCGGGCCTGCCAGTCCTACTTTGGGTGCGTCCAGTGCATCAGTGGGCCCCTGGGGATGTACCGCAACTCCCTGTTGCAGCAGTTTCTGGAAGACTGGTACAACCAGACCTTCCTGGGAAGCAAGTGCAGCTTTGGGGATGACCGGCACCTCACCAACCGTGTCCTCAGCCTGGGCTACCACACGAAGTACACTGCGCGCTCCAAGTGCCTGACGGAAACCCCCACCCGGTACCTGCGCTGGCTCAACCAACAAACCCGCTGGAGCAAGTCCTACTTCCGGGAGTGGCTCTACAACGCGCTCTGGTTCCACAAGCACCACCTCTGGATGACCTATGAGTCGGTGGTGACCGGCTTCTTCCCGTTCTTCCTGATCGCCACCGTCATCCAGCTGTTCTACCGCGGCCGTGTCTGGAatatcctccttttccttctgacGGTGCAGCTGGTGGGCATCGTCAAGGCCACCTACGCCTGCTTCCTGCGGGGCAACGCAGAGATGATCTTCATGTCCCTCTACTCCTTGCTCTACATGTCCAGCCTCTTGCCGGCCAAGATGTTTGCCATCGCCACCATCAACAAATCCGGCTGGGGCACCTCTGGCAGGAAGAGGATTGTGGTCAACTTCATCGGTCTCATCCCTGTCTCGGTCTGGGTGGCGGTGCTGCTGGGCGGGCTGGCATACACAGCCTACCGCCAGGACCTCTTCACAGACACCGAGCTGGTCTTCCTCATCTCGGGGGCCATCTTGTACGCCTGCTATTGGGTGACCCTGCTCACCCTCTACCTGGCCATCGTGGCCAGGCGCTGCAGCAAGCCACAGGAGCAGTACAGGTTGGCCTTCGCAGAGGTGTGA
- the HAS3 gene encoding hyaluronan synthase 3 isoform X1, protein MSNMAYWQHLGGGACVAPKTPWASLSQWLFLCCMAKEARLPSGCCPPQKASPLKLLPRKETLLAVPVPLRSPGFPSPGLVGPPLVEENPHLENLGRTFCPSPPQEGQTSSRPFHGPCVCPPSLQGFRKRDGSGSCGVTTSLGDVGPIVLHPTSQGCNREQWQLGSVEGEGCLALTGGVRVWGCLGLLPPPPTRTAEGAGEAQEPVRPPGVAAGQELSLGSACFPAGPLTPSRERRRCLGPQQRVPAGAGGAAGRFPPSRLACCPQWGAFSLAGLKRGPAAPVGPLPREPFPFPAGRGASGIWKMPVSLPTVLRVSGTSLFAVTVLGGILAAYVTGYQFIHTEQHYLSFGLYGAILGLHLFIQSFFAFLEHRQMRLEGRPLKLQASVALCIAAYQEDPNYLRQCLRSVQRISFPGLKVVMVVDGNGEEDTYMLDIFQEVMGSEQTSCYIWSSNFHAQGLDETEGAHQKATQHVQSLVRNHTHSCIMQKWGGKREVMYTAFRALGDSVDYVQVCDSDTVLDPACTVEMLRILEEDSRVGGVGGDVQILNKYDSWISFLSSVRYWMAFNVERACQSYFGCVQCISGPLGMYRNSLLQQFLEDWYNQTFLGSKCSFGDDRHLTNRVLSLGYHTKYTARSKCLTETPTRYLRWLNQQTRWSKSYFREWLYNALWFHKHHLWMTYESVVTGFFPFFLIATVIQLFYRGRVWNILLFLLTVQLVGIVKATYACFLRGNAEMIFMSLYSLLYMSSLLPAKMFAIATINKSGWGTSGRKRIVVNFIGLIPVSVWVAVLLGGLAYTAYRQDLFTDTELVFLISGAILYACYWVTLLTLYLAIVARRCSKPQEQYRLAFAEV, encoded by the exons ATGAGCAACATGGCATACTGGCAGCATCTGGGTGGGGGGGCTTGTGTGGCCCCCAAAACTCCCTGGGCCAGCCTGTCTCAATGGCTTTTCCTGTGTTGCATGGCCAAGGAGGCCAGACTTCCCTCTGGGTGTTGTCCCCCCCAAAAGGCCTCACCATTGAAGCTCCTGCCCAGGAAAGAGACCCTCTTGGCAGTCCCTGTCCCATTAAGGAGCCCAGGTTTCCCCTCCCCAGGGCTTGTGGGGCCCCCATTAGTGGAGGAAAACCCCCATCTGGAGAACCTCGGAAGAAccttctgcccctcccccccccaggaagGGCAGACATCTAGCAGACCTTTCCATGGGCCTTGTGtctgccccccctcccttcaaGGTTTTCGGAAAAGAGATGGGAGTGGAAGCTGTGGGGTCACCACCAGCCTAGGAGACGTTGGGCCGATTGTCCTTCAtcccacctcgcagggttgtaaTAGGGAACAATGGCAGCTGGGATCAGTGGAAGGCGAGGGTTGCCTTGCGCTGACCGGCGGGGTCAGAGTATGGGGATGCTTAggactccttcccccccccccaacccggaCGGCAGAGGGAGCGGGCGAAGCGCAGGAGCCGGTGCGGCCGCCCGGAGTAGCTGCCGGCCAAGAGCTGTCATTGGGGAGCGCCTGCTTTCCGGCCGGTCCGCTCACCCCCTCCCGGGAAAGGAGGAGGTGCCTGGGCCCGCAGCAAAGGGTCCCCGCCGGGGCTGGCGGCGCAGCCGGTAGATTCCCTCCTTCCCGGCTCGCCTGTTGCCCGCAGTGGGGTGCCTTTTCTCTCGCGGGGCTCAAGAGGGGGCCAGCCGCTCCGGTCGGGCCTCTGCCGAGGGAGCCTTTCCCTTTCCCGGCGGGACGCGGAGCCTCGGGAATCTGGAAG ATGCCCGTGAGCCTCCCCACAGTCCTGCGTGTTTCGGGGACCTCCCTCTTTGCTGTGACGGTGCTGGGGGGCATCCTGGCCGCCTACGTCACAGGCTACCAGTTCATCCACACGGAGCAGCACTATCTGTCCTTCGGGCTCTACGGGGCCATCCTGGGCCTCCACCTCTTCATCCAGAGTTTCTTTGCCTTCCTGGAGCACAGGCAGATGCGCCTGGAGGGGCGACCCCTGAAACTGCAAGCCTCGGTGGCCCTTTGCATTGCCGCATACCAGGAGGACCCCAACTACCTGCGCCAATGCCTGCGCTCCGTCCAGCGCATCTCCTTCCCCGGCCTGaaggtggtgatggtggtggacgGCAACGGGGAGGAGGACACCTACATGCTGGACATCTTCCAGGAGGTGATGGGCTCGGAGCAGACCAGCTGCTACATCTGGAGCAGCAACTTCCACGCTCAGGGGTTGGACGAGACCGAGGGGGCCCATCAGAAGGCCACACAGCATGTCCAGAGCCTTGTCCGCAACCACACCCACTCCTGTATCATGCAGAAGTGGGGGGGGAAGCGGGAGGTCATGTACACCGCCTTCCGGGCCCTGGGGGACTCGGTGGACTACGTGCAG GTGTGTGACTCGGACACCGTTCTGGATCCTGCCTGCACAGTGGAGATGCTCCGGATCCTGGAGGAGGACTCCCGTGTCGGTGGTGTTGGTGGAGATGTCCAG ATCCTCAACAAGTACGATTCGTGGATCTCCTTCCTAAGCAGTGTGCGGTACTGGATGGCGTTCAATGTGGAGCGGGCCTGCCAGTCCTACTTTGGGTGCGTCCAGTGCATCAGTGGGCCCCTGGGGATGTACCGCAACTCCCTGTTGCAGCAGTTTCTGGAAGACTGGTACAACCAGACCTTCCTGGGAAGCAAGTGCAGCTTTGGGGATGACCGGCACCTCACCAACCGTGTCCTCAGCCTGGGCTACCACACGAAGTACACTGCGCGCTCCAAGTGCCTGACGGAAACCCCCACCCGGTACCTGCGCTGGCTCAACCAACAAACCCGCTGGAGCAAGTCCTACTTCCGGGAGTGGCTCTACAACGCGCTCTGGTTCCACAAGCACCACCTCTGGATGACCTATGAGTCGGTGGTGACCGGCTTCTTCCCGTTCTTCCTGATCGCCACCGTCATCCAGCTGTTCTACCGCGGCCGTGTCTGGAatatcctccttttccttctgacGGTGCAGCTGGTGGGCATCGTCAAGGCCACCTACGCCTGCTTCCTGCGGGGCAACGCAGAGATGATCTTCATGTCCCTCTACTCCTTGCTCTACATGTCCAGCCTCTTGCCGGCCAAGATGTTTGCCATCGCCACCATCAACAAATCCGGCTGGGGCACCTCTGGCAGGAAGAGGATTGTGGTCAACTTCATCGGTCTCATCCCTGTCTCGGTCTGGGTGGCGGTGCTGCTGGGCGGGCTGGCATACACAGCCTACCGCCAGGACCTCTTCACAGACACCGAGCTGGTCTTCCTCATCTCGGGGGCCATCTTGTACGCCTGCTATTGGGTGACCCTGCTCACCCTCTACCTGGCCATCGTGGCCAGGCGCTGCAGCAAGCCACAGGAGCAGTACAGGTTGGCCTTCGCAGAGGTGTGA